One stretch of Schlesneria sp. DSM 10557 DNA includes these proteins:
- a CDS encoding cysteine hydrolase family protein yields MKRALLVIDVQNEYFTGALPITHPAGHLEQILKVMDEAARKSIPTVVVRHHQTEPDSPFFRKGSAEWELHPEVARRPSSLLIDKTLPGSFTGTGLGDWLKQSGIDTISICGYMTHMCCDTTARQAMHNGYKVEFLSDATGTLAVQNAAGSVTAEELHRATLCAQQMFISEVINTPAWLERLT; encoded by the coding sequence ATGAAGCGAGCATTGCTGGTAATCGATGTGCAGAATGAGTACTTCACAGGAGCCTTGCCGATCACCCATCCAGCGGGACACCTTGAACAGATCCTGAAAGTGATGGATGAAGCGGCCAGAAAGAGTATTCCCACAGTCGTTGTTCGACATCACCAGACCGAGCCTGACTCGCCCTTCTTCCGGAAGGGATCGGCGGAATGGGAACTGCATCCGGAGGTGGCTCGTCGCCCTTCCAGTCTGCTGATCGACAAGACCTTGCCTGGTAGCTTTACCGGGACCGGTCTCGGGGACTGGTTGAAGCAGTCGGGAATCGACACGATTTCGATTTGTGGCTACATGACCCATATGTGCTGCGACACGACGGCCCGACAGGCGATGCACAATGGGTACAAAGTCGAGTTCCTCTCGGATGCGACGGGAACACTGGCCGTTCAAAACGCTGCGGGATCCGTGACCGCAGAGGAACTGCACCGAGCCACGTTGTGCGCTCAGCAGATGTTTATCAGTGAAGTGATCAACACGCCTGCCTGGCTGGAGCGGCTCACGTAG
- a CDS encoding RidA family protein codes for MSEIERIGVTRRWSDVVIHGGTAYFVEVADDPQQDVAGQVAQILAQIDARLALFGSDRKDLLQVLIYLADLTDGPALNELWDNWVPEGHAPARACVQAALSPGYRVEMVITAAARRSGG; via the coding sequence ATGTCAGAAATTGAACGAATCGGCGTCACTCGCCGCTGGTCAGATGTGGTAATCCATGGTGGCACCGCCTATTTCGTCGAAGTTGCGGATGATCCGCAGCAGGACGTCGCAGGTCAGGTCGCCCAAATACTCGCGCAAATTGACGCTCGTCTGGCTCTGTTTGGAAGTGACCGAAAGGATCTTCTCCAGGTCCTCATCTATCTGGCTGACCTGACGGACGGACCAGCACTGAACGAACTTTGGGACAATTGGGTTCCGGAAGGCCATGCTCCCGCGCGGGCGTGTGTCCAGGCAGCTTTGTCTCCTGGGTATCGAGTCGAAATGGTCATCACGGCCGCAGCTCGACGGTCAGGGGGCTGA
- a CDS encoding TIM barrel protein, translated as MPLCAVTVSLVAEAKGGPFVFWDDLPAACAQAKRLGFDAIELFAPGPDAVSRETLGKLLSTHQLRLAAVGTGAGWVKHKLSLTSPDADVRKRAIDFIRSMVDFGGVHQAPAIIGSMQGRWGEGVSKEQAIDWLREGLNVLGEHARGYGVPLIYEPLNRYETNLLNTVDAGVELMESLATNNVRLLADLFHMNIEERDLAAALTRGGRWIGHIHFVDSNRRPAGCGHIDYAPIAKSLKDIHYAGYLSAEALPWPDSSAAAEQTISAYRRVVDMVESS; from the coding sequence ATGCCCCTTTGTGCCGTCACTGTGAGTCTGGTTGCTGAAGCCAAAGGGGGCCCCTTTGTTTTTTGGGACGACCTTCCGGCAGCTTGTGCTCAGGCCAAACGACTGGGGTTTGATGCGATCGAACTTTTCGCGCCGGGACCAGATGCGGTCTCTCGGGAAACACTCGGGAAGCTGCTGTCGACACATCAGCTTCGTCTGGCTGCAGTGGGGACCGGAGCCGGGTGGGTCAAACACAAACTCAGCCTGACCAGTCCCGATGCGGATGTCCGTAAGCGGGCCATCGACTTCATCCGTTCGATGGTCGACTTTGGCGGAGTTCACCAGGCGCCGGCCATCATTGGTTCCATGCAGGGGCGATGGGGAGAGGGCGTCTCGAAAGAACAGGCGATTGACTGGCTTCGTGAAGGGCTCAATGTATTGGGGGAACACGCGAGGGGATACGGTGTGCCACTGATCTATGAACCACTGAACCGGTACGAAACCAATCTGTTGAATACGGTCGATGCGGGCGTGGAATTGATGGAATCGCTTGCCACTAACAATGTCCGCCTGTTGGCTGATCTGTTCCATATGAACATCGAGGAGCGTGACTTAGCTGCGGCACTCACGCGTGGAGGTCGGTGGATCGGGCATATCCATTTTGTGGATTCCAATCGACGACCAGCCGGATGCGGTCACATTGACTATGCACCGATTGCGAAATCGCTGAAAGACATTCATTACGCCGGATATCTCTCGGCCGAGGCGCTCCCCTGGCCGGATTCATCCGCGGCCGCCGAGCAGACGATTTCCGCGTATCGACGTGTTGTTGATATGGTCGAATCGAGCTGA
- a CDS encoding UbiA-like polyprenyltransferase, whose protein sequence is MLSQIRHLLELIRFSHTVFALPFALLSAALAWRMPDSPFSWVHLLGIVLCMIFARSAAMAFNRIVDRKFDAENPRTQKRHLPAGLLKLSTVVLFTLVSSAGFVASTLLFLPNPWPLRLSVPVLLFLMGYSYAKRFTVLCHYWLSAALMLSPLAAWIAIRGEVAVIPALLSAVIFFWVGGFDILYACQDADYDRERNLFSIPSRWGIRTALRIALISHLLTIASLFAVWHFGGLGMPFLVGIIAVSGLLLYEHSLVTPADLTRVNVAFFNVNAVVSLGLLAIGLADIWYNRLSAP, encoded by the coding sequence ATGTTGTCTCAAATTCGCCATCTGCTGGAACTGATCCGGTTCAGTCACACCGTGTTCGCTTTGCCCTTTGCCCTGCTCTCAGCAGCTCTGGCCTGGCGGATGCCGGACAGTCCGTTCTCGTGGGTGCACCTCTTGGGGATTGTGCTTTGCATGATCTTTGCCCGTTCGGCAGCGATGGCGTTCAATCGGATCGTTGATCGCAAATTCGACGCCGAGAATCCCCGCACACAAAAACGGCATCTCCCTGCGGGACTGCTGAAGCTGTCGACCGTTGTCCTTTTTACGCTGGTCAGCTCGGCCGGGTTTGTAGCCTCGACACTGCTGTTCCTGCCCAACCCCTGGCCACTGCGTCTATCCGTTCCCGTGTTATTGTTTCTGATGGGCTACTCGTACGCGAAGCGATTTACGGTGCTGTGCCATTACTGGCTCTCGGCGGCGCTCATGCTTTCACCCCTGGCGGCCTGGATTGCGATCCGAGGGGAAGTGGCCGTCATTCCCGCACTGTTGTCTGCGGTAATCTTCTTCTGGGTTGGTGGCTTCGACATTCTGTACGCGTGCCAGGATGCCGATTACGACCGCGAACGGAACCTGTTCAGCATTCCGTCCCGCTGGGGAATCAGGACGGCGCTGCGAATTGCGTTAATCAGCCACCTTTTGACCATTGCCAGCTTGTTTGCCGTCTGGCACTTCGGCGGGCTGGGAATGCCGTTCCTCGTCGGTATCATTGCAGTATCGGGCTTGTTGCTCTACGAACATTCGCTCGTAACGCCTGCGGACCTCACGAGAGTGAACGTCGCCTTTTTCAACGTGAATGCCGTTGTGAGTCTTGGGCTACTGGCAATTGGACTGGCCGATATCTGGTACAACCGGCTTTCAGCCCCCTGA